A single genomic interval of Oceanithermus profundus DSM 14977 harbors:
- the cysS gene encoding cysteine--tRNA ligase yields the protein MPFYLYDTMQRKKVEFVPATPGHVGIYVCGPTVYSDAHLGHGRAAVVYDVLRRWLMHEGYRVRFVSNVTDVGHLTDDADEGEDKIAKRAKLEKLEPMEVADKYFWRYFEDTDALNVAKPSITPRASGHIIEQIELTKELLERGYAYEVNGSVYFRAAKWPDYGKLSGRRLEDQQAGARVEVRGEKEDPRDWALWKRAEPGHLMRWPSPWGEGYPGWHIECSAMSLKYLGEGFDIHAGGIDLQFPHHECEIAQAEAAGHAFARYWMHHNHVLLNGEKMAKSTGNFITLRELLEKHEPMVVRLYLLQSHYRSVLDLTDAGLEAAGRAYYRLLEAYRSLRSGLGRAREGTLTALEEAIDRLEGSFAEAMNDDLGTPEALAALFSFLPELNKALAAAQGRASLERALGTLERLGEGVLGLFPPRVLEARLEGPLLEGLIELLLEQREAARSRRDFPAADAIRARLGELGVVVEDTPHGTKWRLAPR from the coding sequence ATGCCGTTTTACCTGTACGACACCATGCAGCGCAAGAAAGTGGAGTTCGTGCCCGCCACGCCGGGCCACGTGGGCATCTACGTTTGCGGGCCCACGGTCTACTCCGACGCCCATCTGGGCCACGGGCGGGCGGCGGTGGTCTACGACGTGCTGCGGCGCTGGCTGATGCACGAGGGGTACCGGGTGCGCTTCGTCTCCAACGTGACCGACGTGGGCCACCTGACCGACGACGCCGACGAGGGCGAGGACAAGATCGCCAAGCGCGCCAAGCTGGAAAAGCTCGAGCCCATGGAGGTGGCCGACAAGTACTTCTGGCGCTACTTCGAGGACACCGACGCCCTCAACGTCGCCAAACCCAGCATCACCCCCCGCGCCAGCGGCCACATCATCGAGCAGATCGAGCTGACCAAGGAGCTTTTGGAGCGCGGTTACGCTTATGAGGTCAACGGCTCGGTCTACTTCCGCGCCGCCAAGTGGCCCGACTACGGCAAGCTCTCGGGGCGCCGGCTGGAAGATCAGCAGGCCGGGGCCCGCGTCGAGGTGCGCGGCGAGAAGGAGGACCCGCGCGACTGGGCGCTGTGGAAACGCGCCGAACCCGGCCACTTGATGCGCTGGCCCAGCCCCTGGGGCGAGGGCTACCCGGGCTGGCACATCGAGTGCTCGGCGATGAGCCTCAAGTACCTGGGGGAGGGGTTCGACATCCACGCCGGCGGCATCGATCTGCAGTTCCCCCACCACGAGTGCGAGATCGCCCAGGCCGAGGCGGCGGGGCATGCCTTCGCCCGCTACTGGATGCACCACAACCACGTGCTCTTGAACGGCGAGAAGATGGCCAAGAGCACGGGCAACTTCATCACCCTGCGCGAGCTGCTGGAAAAGCACGAACCCATGGTGGTGCGGCTCTACCTGCTGCAGAGCCATTACCGCAGCGTCCTCGACCTCACCGACGCGGGGCTCGAGGCGGCGGGCCGGGCCTACTACCGGCTGCTCGAAGCCTACCGCAGCCTGCGCTCGGGACTGGGGCGCGCCCGTGAGGGGACGCTTACCGCCCTCGAAGAGGCGATCGACCGGCTCGAAGGCTCGTTTGCGGAGGCGATGAACGACGACCTGGGCACCCCCGAGGCGCTGGCCGCGCTCTTTTCCTTCCTCCCCGAACTCAACAAGGCGCTCGCGGCCGCGCAGGGGCGGGCGAGCCTCGAGCGCGCCCTTGGCACGCTCGAGCGCCTGGGTGAGGGGGTGCTCGGCCTCTTCCCGCCGCGGGTGCTCGAAGCCCGGCTCGAAGGTCCGCTGCTCGAGGGGCTGATCGAACTGCTGCTCGAGCAGCGCGAGGCGGCCCGCAGCCGGCGCGACTTCCCCGCCGCCGACGCGATCCGCGCCCGCCTGGGTGAGCTGGGGGTCGTGGTGGAGGACACCCCTCACGGCACGAAGTGGCGCCTCGCCCCCCGATGA
- a CDS encoding type II toxin-antitoxin system RatA family toxin translates to MPTVEAEIVIPRPAAEVYAAAKDLEGLAPYLKDVKELKVLEQTPERSVTHYLAVAMGKKVQWTEVEEWDDANLRNRFYSEEGDFDKYEGTWVFTPEGEEHTRVKLTLDYELNLPMFGALLQKLVKKLMQENIEGFLQGLKDRCLAGK, encoded by the coding sequence ATGCCAACCGTCGAAGCCGAGATCGTCATTCCGCGCCCGGCCGCCGAGGTCTACGCCGCGGCCAAGGACCTGGAAGGGCTCGCGCCCTACCTCAAGGACGTCAAGGAGCTGAAAGTGCTCGAGCAGACTCCCGAGCGCTCGGTGACCCACTACCTGGCCGTGGCCATGGGCAAGAAGGTGCAGTGGACCGAAGTGGAGGAGTGGGACGACGCCAACCTGCGCAACCGCTTCTACAGCGAGGAGGGCGACTTCGACAAGTACGAGGGCACCTGGGTCTTCACCCCCGAAGGCGAAGAGCACACCCGCGTCAAGCTCACCCTCGACTACGAGCTCAACCTGCCGATGTTCGGCGCGCTCTTGCAGAAGCTCGTCAAGAAGCTGATGCAAGAGAACATCGAGGGCTTCCTGCAGGGGCTAAAGGACCGTTGCCTGGCCGGAAAGTGA
- a CDS encoding regulatory protein RecX, with product MKPQEPYSEERAMQYALKSLGRRMQSRAELERKLRARTTPEVARSVVARLLEWGYLDDRAFAEAFVRSRRERWGSLRLRAELARRGVDERIVREVLAEGEEGEEELARALALLHKSAWRHKGEHARMVRFLQARGFALAVAVEAAQRYEKLREDGETK from the coding sequence GTGAAGCCGCAGGAGCCGTACAGCGAGGAGCGGGCCATGCAGTACGCGCTCAAGTCCCTGGGCCGGAGGATGCAGAGCCGGGCCGAGCTGGAGCGCAAGCTGCGGGCGCGGACCACGCCCGAGGTGGCCCGGTCGGTGGTCGCGCGCCTGCTCGAGTGGGGCTACCTCGACGACCGGGCCTTCGCCGAGGCCTTCGTGCGCTCGCGCCGGGAGCGCTGGGGTTCACTGCGCCTGCGCGCAGAGCTGGCCCGCCGGGGGGTGGACGAGCGGATCGTGCGCGAGGTGCTTGCGGAGGGCGAAGAGGGCGAGGAGGAGCTGGCGCGGGCGCTGGCGCTGCTGCACAAGTCGGCCTGGCGCCACAAGGGCGAGCACGCGCGCATGGTGCGCTTCTTGCAAGCGCGCGGCTTCGCGCTGGCCGTAGCCGTGGAGGCGGCGCAGCGTTACGAAAAGTTGCGGGAAGACGGCGAAACGAAGTAA
- a CDS encoding metallophosphoesterase, with protein sequence MRVFAIADPHLSSQNPKPMDVFGPGWEGHPEAFFEGWRRVVGPDDLVVVAGDISWAMRLDEALPDLQAIAELPGEKVLIRGNHDYWWPSISRLRAALPVGMHAIQNDSVVIEGVAVAGTRGWLVPGSPEFTEADGKIYKREVERLRLSLESLKGKDYDRLVVALHFPPTGPDGSPTGFTELIERYEPDAVVYGHLHGAENTWLLTNWKGIPLHLVAADYLRFEPKLILET encoded by the coding sequence GTGCGCGTTTTCGCCATCGCCGACCCCCACCTCTCCAGCCAAAACCCCAAGCCCATGGACGTCTTCGGTCCGGGCTGGGAAGGCCACCCCGAGGCCTTCTTCGAGGGGTGGCGGCGGGTGGTGGGGCCGGACGACCTCGTCGTCGTCGCCGGCGACATCTCCTGGGCCATGCGGCTCGACGAGGCCCTGCCCGATCTACAGGCGATCGCCGAGCTGCCCGGAGAAAAGGTGCTGATCCGCGGCAACCACGACTACTGGTGGCCCTCGATCAGCCGCCTGCGTGCGGCGCTGCCCGTGGGGATGCACGCGATCCAGAACGACAGCGTGGTCATCGAGGGGGTCGCGGTGGCGGGCACCCGCGGCTGGTTGGTTCCCGGCAGCCCAGAGTTCACCGAGGCCGACGGGAAGATCTACAAGCGCGAGGTCGAGCGCCTGCGCCTCAGTCTGGAAAGCCTGAAGGGCAAGGACTACGACCGCCTCGTCGTCGCCCTGCACTTCCCCCCCACCGGCCCCGACGGCAGCCCCACCGGGTTTACCGAGCTGATCGAGCGGTACGAGCCCGACGCCGTCGTTTACGGCCACCTCCACGGGGCCGAAAACACCTGGCTACTCACGAACTGGAAGGGCATTCCCCTTCACCTGGTCGCGGCCGACTACCTGCGCTTCGAGCCGAAGTTGATACTGGAAACATAA